The Nocardioides sp. S5 genome includes a window with the following:
- a CDS encoding YiiD C-terminal domain-containing protein: protein MSDRFADAVASMPILQAMGIRLVDVGPGRAVADLPAEPNVNHFGVTYAGSLFSVAEMLGGVLSLATFDLDADGELAGFVPLVKEASIRFRRPALGVVRASTSLSEDEVARVRDDALATGKGEFVLEATITDAQGAVVATTVGTYQLRRF from the coding sequence CCTCGATGCCCATCCTCCAGGCGATGGGCATCCGTCTCGTCGACGTGGGCCCGGGCCGCGCGGTCGCCGACCTGCCGGCCGAGCCCAACGTCAACCACTTCGGCGTCACCTACGCCGGCTCCCTCTTCAGCGTTGCCGAGATGCTCGGCGGCGTGCTGAGCCTGGCGACCTTCGACCTCGACGCGGACGGTGAGCTCGCGGGCTTCGTGCCGCTCGTCAAGGAGGCGAGCATCCGCTTCCGGCGGCCCGCGCTGGGCGTCGTACGCGCCTCGACGAGCCTGTCCGAGGACGAGGTGGCGCGGGTGCGCGACGACGCGCTCGCGACCGGCAAGGGGGAGTTCGTGCTGGAGGCGACGATCACCGATGCGCAGGGCGCGGTCGTCGCCACGACGGTCGGGACCTACCAGCTGCGGCGGTTCTGA